The following are encoded in a window of Thermococcus sp. M39 genomic DNA:
- a CDS encoding geranylgeranylglycerol-phosphate geranylgeranyltransferase has protein sequence MEPKAFIEILRPHNCFVAGLVGILGSVVAMGHFPELKTALLIFAVIFLGCSAGNTINDYFDYEIDKINRPTRPLPRGAMSRKTAFWYAMLLFAVGLILAYNLNIYAFLLAILAYFVLFIYAWKLKPLPIIGNIMVASLTGVTPLYGAIAVGKIGLAGYLALCAFMVNLAREIMKDIEDIEGDRAKGAKTLPIVWGVEKSAYLASLFGIATVITSFFPVKAGIGIGYLPMVVVDGLILVAVFELLKNPTPETAGKAQKKLKAAIYLAVFSFLLGSITMEVRL, from the coding sequence GTGGAGCCCAAAGCTTTTATTGAGATATTACGCCCCCACAACTGTTTTGTCGCTGGATTAGTTGGCATATTAGGCTCAGTTGTAGCAATGGGGCATTTTCCAGAGCTAAAGACAGCATTGCTAATCTTTGCAGTTATATTTTTAGGATGCAGTGCTGGGAACACAATAAACGACTATTTTGACTATGAGATTGATAAAATCAACCGCCCAACAAGGCCTTTGCCGAGGGGAGCAATGTCAAGGAAAACTGCTTTTTGGTATGCTATGCTATTGTTCGCTGTAGGGTTAATCTTGGCATATAATCTCAACATTTATGCATTTCTTTTAGCAATTCTCGCGTATTTTGTACTTTTCATATATGCATGGAAGCTCAAGCCATTGCCTATTATTGGGAACATAATGGTTGCGAGTTTAACTGGGGTTACTCCTCTCTACGGCGCGATTGCAGTGGGCAAAATTGGACTGGCTGGGTATTTAGCGCTGTGCGCATTCATGGTGAACCTTGCTAGGGAGATCATGAAAGATATTGAAGATATTGAAGGAGACAGGGCAAAGGGAGCAAAAACCCTGCCAATTGTGTGGGGAGTTGAAAAATCCGCTTATTTGGCATCTCTATTTGGAATAGCCACAGTGATAACATCGTTTTTCCCCGTGAAAGCTGGGATTGGAATAGGCTATCTACCGATGGTAGTTGTTGACGGCCTTATACTAGTGGCGGTTTTTGAGCTTTTGAAGAATCCAACACCTGAAACGGCTGGAAAAGCTCAGAAAAAATTGAAAGCCGCAATATATTTGGCCGTATTTAGCTTCCTCCTTGGCTCAATCACAATGGAGGTGAGATTGTGA
- a CDS encoding Lrp/AsnC family transcriptional regulator, which translates to MEEKVSLTTRQIELLRKLYKEGKTIEVHTVEKTQDELAEELGITRQALSNHLKVLKELGYIRTGRGFIDLTEKALELLGERKGDVFVFIKIEPTKRKQVYDAIKKLKVKRVYRVTGDIDLIVEADKTRLDEILEQIASLDGVKETITHVVLETL; encoded by the coding sequence ATGGAGGAAAAAGTTTCACTCACTACTAGACAGATCGAGCTGTTGAGAAAGCTCTACAAAGAGGGAAAGACAATTGAAGTACATACAGTAGAAAAAACCCAAGACGAGCTTGCAGAGGAGCTTGGGATTACAAGACAAGCACTAAGCAATCATCTTAAAGTTTTGAAGGAGCTCGGCTACATACGAACTGGTAGGGGGTTCATAGACCTTACAGAAAAGGCGCTAGAGCTTTTAGGAGAAAGAAAAGGCGATGTATTTGTCTTCATAAAGATTGAGCCAACGAAAAGGAAGCAGGTTTACGATGCAATAAAGAAGCTTAAAGTTAAGAGGGTTTACAGAGTCACAGGAGACATTGACTTAATTGTTGAGGCGGATAAGACCAGACTCGATGAAATCCTTGAGCAGATTGCTTCACTAGATGGTGTGAAAGAGACAATCACTCACGTCGTTCTTGAAACTCTCTGA
- a CDS encoding Clp1/GlmU family protein has protein sequence MNKARYTQEVPEDRRDILRILENHKKPVKVMILGGVDSGKTTLATFLANELLSLGFKVAVIDSDIGQKGILPPATISLGFPDVLFESFGEIKACKHYFVGSITPNQFFGEMIAGVKILTEEAEKKADVIIIDTTGLISGPGVELKRMKIETVKPDILIALQRTNELEPILKLFEGKIQIFRLKVSDRAKKFNREERREIRKEKWREYFKDSKTYTIDLTQLIISGTQLFQGEEINENEKSLLEALFKWLIIHGRKIGEKYFVIKADVANISRQVDKNVLQYFDFEKLSNLVLGLIGRDGFCLGLGILKFINFRDMRAEILTPLDEETMKNVREIRFGRIRVREDGEELGLLDRNAL, from the coding sequence ATGAACAAAGCAAGATACACACAAGAGGTTCCAGAGGATAGAAGAGACATCTTAAGGATTCTTGAGAACCACAAAAAGCCAGTTAAAGTAATGATTCTAGGAGGAGTAGACAGTGGAAAAACCACTTTAGCGACTTTTTTAGCAAATGAGCTCCTCTCGTTAGGATTTAAAGTTGCGGTAATTGACAGCGACATTGGACAAAAAGGCATTCTCCCACCAGCCACGATAAGTTTGGGCTTTCCAGATGTGCTATTTGAATCTTTTGGAGAGATAAAAGCATGCAAACACTACTTTGTGGGCAGCATAACTCCAAATCAGTTTTTTGGAGAAATGATCGCGGGGGTTAAGATACTTACAGAAGAAGCCGAGAAAAAAGCTGATGTAATAATTATAGACACTACGGGATTAATCAGCGGTCCTGGAGTTGAGCTCAAGAGAATGAAAATTGAAACAGTTAAGCCCGACATACTGATTGCGCTCCAGAGAACGAATGAGCTTGAGCCAATATTGAAGCTGTTTGAAGGGAAAATTCAAATTTTCCGATTGAAAGTCAGCGATAGGGCAAAGAAATTCAACCGAGAAGAAAGAAGAGAGATAAGAAAAGAAAAGTGGAGAGAATATTTTAAAGATTCAAAAACATACACCATAGACCTGACTCAGCTTATAATAAGCGGAACTCAGCTCTTTCAAGGGGAAGAAATCAATGAAAATGAAAAATCCCTTTTAGAGGCTCTATTTAAATGGCTGATTATCCATGGAAGGAAAATCGGGGAGAAGTACTTTGTCATAAAGGCTGACGTTGCAAATATCTCAAGACAGGTAGATAAAAATGTTCTGCAATACTTCGATTTTGAAAAGCTCAGCAACCTCGTTCTTGGATTGATTGGCAGAGACGGCTTCTGCCTCGGATTAGGTATTCTCAAGTTCATAAACTTCAGAGACATGAGAGCTGAAATTCTAACTCCTTTAGATGAAGAAACAATGAAAAATGTCAGAGAAATCAGATTCGGAAGGATTAGGGTTAGGGAAGATGGAGAAGAACTTGGCTTGTTGGACAGAAATGCCCTCTAG